Proteins encoded in a region of the Streptomyces violaceoruber genome:
- a CDS encoding TlrC/CarA/OleB/SrmB family ABC-F type ribosomal protection protein translates to MRTSQLTLSHVTKRYAGRTVLDQVSLTLKPGEKAGLIGDNGAGKSTLLRIVAGQERPDSGEATVTAAGGIGCLPQSVPLPPTATVQDAVDLSLADLRALEAELRRAEQALGAGEDPEALAAYTVLVERYEARDGHDADRRVDVALHHLGLPALRRERRLGTLSGGERSRLALAGVLAGRPEVLLLDEPTNDLDDQAVEWLETQLRAHRGTVLAVTHDRVFLERLTSTILEAEGGRVTRYGDGYNGYRTAKAAERRRRLQEHEEWRSELARNERLATGHAARLGAIPRKASLANFGHGGFRARGRAHGAMSRIRNARERVERLTENPVAPPPDALAFTVRMATAAEEASATGAASATLPAVQLSDVRVGDRLHLGSLGLGRRGRLLVTGPNGAGKTTLLKVLAGELRPDEGSVRVPGRVGHLRQEETPWPPELTVAEAFGLGRVGAADEHADTLLALGLFRPAELRLRMGELSYGQRRRVELARLVSEPVDLLLLDEPTNHLSPALVEELEEALTGFSGAIVLVTHDRALRGRFRGRRLTLPAAPGARTGQPAAVAHRPRPGSGA, encoded by the coding sequence TTGCGCACCTCACAACTCACCCTGTCCCATGTCACCAAGCGCTACGCCGGCCGCACCGTTCTCGACCAGGTCTCCCTCACGCTGAAGCCGGGCGAGAAGGCCGGACTGATAGGTGACAACGGCGCGGGCAAGTCCACCCTCCTCAGGATCGTCGCAGGCCAGGAGCGCCCGGACAGCGGCGAAGCGACCGTGACCGCCGCCGGCGGCATCGGCTGTCTTCCGCAGTCCGTCCCCCTGCCCCCGACCGCCACCGTCCAGGACGCCGTCGACCTGTCCCTCGCGGACCTGCGTGCCCTGGAGGCCGAACTGCGCCGGGCCGAGCAGGCGCTCGGTGCCGGCGAGGATCCGGAGGCACTCGCCGCGTACACCGTGCTCGTCGAGCGCTATGAGGCCCGGGACGGCCACGACGCCGACCGCCGGGTGGACGTCGCGCTGCACCACCTCGGCCTGCCGGCGCTCCGCCGCGAGCGCCGGCTCGGCACCCTGTCCGGAGGCGAGCGCTCCCGACTTGCCCTGGCCGGCGTCCTCGCGGGCCGTCCGGAGGTCCTTCTGCTGGACGAGCCGACCAACGACCTGGACGATCAGGCCGTGGAATGGCTGGAGACACAGCTGCGGGCACACCGCGGCACGGTGCTCGCGGTCACCCACGACCGCGTCTTCCTGGAGCGCCTCACCAGCACGATTCTGGAGGCGGAGGGAGGAAGGGTCACCCGCTACGGCGACGGCTACAACGGCTACCGTACGGCGAAGGCCGCGGAGCGCCGCCGCCGGCTCCAGGAACACGAGGAGTGGCGGTCGGAGCTGGCCCGCAACGAGCGGCTGGCCACCGGCCACGCCGCCCGCCTCGGCGCCATTCCGCGCAAGGCGTCCCTGGCCAACTTCGGCCACGGTGGCTTCCGGGCCCGCGGCCGGGCCCACGGTGCCATGTCCCGTATCCGCAACGCCCGCGAGCGGGTCGAGCGCCTGACCGAGAACCCGGTGGCACCGCCGCCGGACGCGCTGGCCTTCACCGTGCGCATGGCAACGGCAGCGGAGGAAGCGAGCGCCACCGGGGCCGCTTCCGCGACGCTCCCCGCCGTACAGCTGTCGGACGTGCGCGTGGGCGACCGCCTGCACCTGGGCTCCCTCGGCCTCGGCCGGCGCGGCCGGCTTCTCGTCACCGGCCCCAACGGCGCGGGGAAGACGACCCTGTTGAAGGTGCTCGCCGGTGAACTGCGGCCGGACGAGGGCTCGGTGCGAGTGCCGGGCCGGGTAGGACATCTGCGCCAGGAGGAGACGCCGTGGCCGCCGGAGCTGACGGTGGCCGAGGCGTTCGGGCTGGGCCGAGTGGGTGCCGCCGACGAGCACGCCGACACCCTGCTCGCCCTCGGCCTCTTTCGCCCGGCGGAACTGCGCTTGCGCATGGGGGAGTTGTCCTACGGCCAGCGCCGCCGCGTGGAGCTGGCCCGTCTGGTCTCGGAGCCCGTCGACCTCCTCCTGCTCGACGAGCCGACGAACCACCTGTCACCGGCGCTGGTCGAGGAACTGGAAGAGGCGCTGACCGGGTTTTCGGGGGCGATCGTGCTGGTCACACACGATCGCGCGCTGCGCGGGCGGTTCCGGGGCAGGCGTCTGACACTGCCGGCGGCACCGGGGGCCCGGACGGGACAGCCCGCGGCCGTGGCACACCGGCCGCGCCCCGGCTCAGGGGCGTAG
- a CDS encoding zinc-binding dehydrogenase, translating to MHAIHVASFGAPDVLSLVDLPDPVPGPGQVVVGMVAADVIFLDTLLRGGWGQDFFPRTLPYVPGGGGAGEVLAVGDGVDPGWVGRSVVVRTGTGYAEQVVASAQEIMPVPAGLAAVTAAALVHDGVTALGFHRLGAPQKGEWVLVSAAAGGAGTLLVQLAVDAGARVVAAASSDAKLALARDLGAEVVVDYTRADWVERVREATGGGAALVYDGAGGALGATSVDALADGGRFVTYGTADGFAAPDRESAARRGIRLLMPLMDGPPDQETARELLGLALESAAEGRLRPAIGATYPLARAADAHRALAARTTVGKSLLLMGGE from the coding sequence ATGCATGCGATCCACGTGGCCTCGTTCGGTGCTCCGGACGTGCTGAGCCTGGTCGACCTGCCCGATCCCGTGCCCGGCCCCGGCCAGGTCGTCGTCGGTATGGTCGCGGCCGACGTCATCTTCCTGGACACGCTGCTGCGCGGCGGCTGGGGTCAGGACTTCTTCCCGCGCACGCTGCCGTACGTGCCGGGTGGCGGCGGGGCGGGCGAGGTGCTGGCAGTCGGTGACGGAGTGGACCCGGGCTGGGTCGGCCGGAGTGTGGTCGTGAGAACCGGGACCGGATACGCCGAACAGGTCGTCGCGAGTGCGCAGGAGATCATGCCGGTTCCCGCTGGGCTGGCCGCGGTGACGGCCGCCGCACTGGTGCACGACGGCGTGACCGCTCTCGGCTTCCACCGGCTGGGGGCGCCGCAGAAGGGGGAATGGGTCCTGGTCTCGGCGGCGGCCGGCGGGGCGGGCACCCTGCTGGTGCAGTTGGCGGTCGACGCGGGGGCCCGGGTGGTGGCCGCCGCGTCCAGCGACGCCAAGCTGGCTCTGGCCCGCGATCTGGGCGCCGAGGTCGTCGTCGACTACACGCGGGCGGACTGGGTCGAGCGGGTGCGCGAGGCGACCGGTGGCGGCGCCGCGCTCGTCTACGACGGCGCGGGCGGGGCGCTCGGTGCGACCAGCGTCGACGCGCTCGCGGACGGCGGGCGCTTCGTCACCTACGGGACCGCCGACGGATTCGCCGCCCCGGACCGGGAATCCGCCGCGCGCCGGGGCATCCGGCTGCTCATGCCGCTCATGGACGGCCCTCCGGACCAGGAGACCGCCCGGGAACTGCTGGGCCTGGCGCTGGAGAGCGCCGCCGAGGGACGCCTGCGCCCGGCCATCGGCGCCACCTACCCGCTGGCGCGGGCCGCGGACGCCCACCGCGCTCTGGCGGCGCGTACGACGGTGGGCAAGTCACTGCTCCTGATGGGCGGCGAGTAG
- a CDS encoding SDR family NAD(P)-dependent oxidoreductase, whose translation MSSAPQSRPWDVHRLPSAEGRNFLVTGGNAGIGYFTAEQLAATGALVVIGSRNPAKADAALASIRSRVPGARVRHLHLDLADLSTLKSAVDGLALDLGRLDAVVHNAGVALDDPPRRETEDGHELMFGTNHLGHYALTRWLAPLLSAAPAGRVVTVGSFAARSERLDLDDLQSTRDYRPKRTYGRSKLAQMCFGFELDRRLRAVGSTVLSAVAHPGGALDSLTPPRPPVGAPTPGERLRGLPAALMVQGKDAGAWPVVRAVLDSDVQGGQLWGPRVFGLRGQPRREPVPAHMADPAVAAHLWAASAELTGTTDPHLGFR comes from the coding sequence GTGTCCTCCGCACCCCAGAGCCGACCGTGGGACGTACACCGGCTGCCGTCCGCCGAGGGACGGAACTTCCTCGTCACCGGGGGGAACGCCGGGATCGGCTACTTCACCGCGGAACAGCTCGCCGCCACCGGCGCCCTCGTCGTCATCGGCAGCAGGAACCCCGCGAAGGCCGACGCCGCCCTTGCCTCGATCCGCTCGCGCGTCCCGGGCGCGCGGGTGCGGCACCTGCACCTGGACCTCGCCGACCTGTCCACCCTGAAATCCGCGGTGGACGGTCTGGCGCTGGACCTCGGTCGTCTCGACGCGGTGGTCCACAACGCCGGGGTCGCGCTCGACGACCCGCCCCGCCGGGAGACCGAGGACGGCCACGAGCTGATGTTCGGCACCAACCACCTCGGCCACTACGCGCTCACGCGGTGGCTGGCCCCCCTGCTGTCCGCGGCGCCGGCGGGCCGCGTCGTGACGGTGGGAAGTTTCGCGGCGCGATCCGAACGGCTGGACCTCGACGACCTGCAGTCCACCCGGGACTACCGGCCCAAGCGCACCTACGGCCGGTCGAAACTCGCGCAGATGTGCTTCGGCTTCGAACTCGACCGCCGGCTGCGTGCCGTCGGCAGCACGGTGCTCAGTGCGGTGGCCCACCCCGGCGGCGCCCTAGACTCCCTCACCCCGCCCCGCCCGCCGGTCGGCGCGCCGACCCCCGGCGAGCGACTGCGCGGTCTGCCCGCGGCGCTGATGGTGCAGGGCAAGGACGCCGGGGCGTGGCCGGTCGTCCGTGCCGTCCTGGACTCCGACGTACAAGGAGGGCAGCTGTGGGGGCCGAGGGTCTTCGGTCTGCGTGGCCAACCGCGCCGTGAGCCGGTCCCCGCACACATGGCGGACCCGGCGGTCGCCGCTCACCTGTGGGCCGCCAGCGCGGAACTGACCGGTACCACCGATCCGCACCTCGGGTTCCGGTAG
- a CDS encoding MFS transporter: MSERATESVLRSPGIPHLLTVGAFCFAGLALLLPVSPAWAVAGGADEFGAGLVTAVLMAATVLAQLCVRTALRTIGWPRTLALGALLLGLPALVQSLSDHLVPILVTTALRGAGFGIVTVCGATAAAALAPRGRQGAAIGLYGLAVALPQVVLTPAAPWLMGTFALPAIVACGVLPVLALPWTRALGRAVEARTDGPPTQDGRTGHPAPAATVLRRILLPLTVLLLVTAAGGAVLTFAPQFTSTPALAATGLLALTATAALARWGCGELADRIALRPITALLASTACAGLALIALAVGPDGETVLPLLAGLLLLGTAYGGLQSLTLVQAFDLAGAEDRHMTSVAWNIGYDAGTGLGSLALGLAAQAATFSTGFAVMSAVMAAVVLAVLLTPGRPAWRTAGDRPRTRSRTRRSPARPRKLP, translated from the coding sequence ATGTCTGAAAGAGCGACGGAATCCGTCCTGCGGTCCCCGGGCATACCCCACCTCCTCACGGTGGGCGCCTTCTGCTTCGCCGGACTGGCCCTGCTGCTCCCCGTCTCACCGGCGTGGGCCGTCGCCGGTGGTGCCGACGAGTTCGGTGCCGGACTCGTCACGGCCGTCCTGATGGCCGCCACCGTCCTGGCCCAGCTGTGTGTCAGAACGGCGCTGCGCACCATCGGATGGCCCCGCACGCTGGCCCTCGGTGCTCTCCTACTCGGCCTGCCCGCCCTCGTGCAGAGCCTCAGCGACCACCTGGTGCCCATCCTGGTGACGACCGCCCTGCGCGGAGCGGGCTTCGGCATCGTCACCGTCTGCGGCGCCACCGCCGCGGCCGCCCTGGCCCCGCGTGGTCGCCAAGGGGCGGCCATCGGCCTCTACGGCCTCGCCGTAGCGCTGCCCCAGGTCGTCCTCACCCCGGCGGCACCCTGGCTGATGGGCACCTTCGCCCTCCCCGCGATCGTCGCCTGCGGTGTCCTCCCCGTCCTCGCGCTGCCCTGGACCCGGGCCCTCGGCCGCGCGGTCGAGGCCCGCACGGACGGTCCGCCCACCCAGGACGGCCGTACCGGGCACCCCGCCCCCGCCGCCACGGTGCTCCGGCGCATCCTGCTCCCGCTCACCGTCCTGCTCCTGGTCACGGCGGCAGGCGGCGCTGTGCTCACCTTCGCCCCGCAGTTCACGAGCACCCCCGCGCTCGCCGCCACGGGTCTGCTCGCCCTCACCGCCACGGCCGCCTTGGCCCGCTGGGGCTGCGGAGAACTGGCCGACAGGATCGCCCTGCGCCCGATCACCGCCCTCCTCGCCTCGACCGCGTGCGCGGGACTGGCACTGATCGCCCTCGCCGTCGGCCCGGACGGCGAAACCGTCCTGCCCCTGCTCGCCGGACTGCTCCTGCTGGGAACCGCGTACGGAGGACTCCAGAGCCTCACGCTGGTGCAGGCCTTCGACCTCGCCGGCGCGGAGGACCGGCACATGACCTCCGTCGCCTGGAACATCGGCTACGACGCCGGTACCGGGCTCGGATCCCTCGCGCTGGGCCTGGCGGCACAGGCGGCCACCTTCTCCACCGGTTTCGCCGTCATGTCCGCGGTGATGGCAGCGGTGGTCCTGGCGGTACTCCTCACCCCCGGGCGGCCGGCCTGGCGTACTGCGGGAGACCGGCCGCGCACCCGCAGCAGGACCCGTCGCTCACCCGCCCGGCCCCGGAAGCTGCCGTAG
- a CDS encoding PucR family transcriptional regulator has translation MAAREPDRRDGRPSLEQILRLIAPGMLDVVVAPRGTGVPVADAVLHDPGEERDDGTWAASGLILLAVGVDAAAPEAIDVLRGAERAGAAAVVLRRGARGPRAALLEAAASGRTALLTRRPGQGWTEVLGQLRTALAHSAPTGGTGVEGLRLGDLPELANTVAALVGGAITIEDPQSRVLAYSRMDHEPDPMRRLTILGQEVPRWRVDELRESGFFQALWNTDGVVRLPADDRYAERLAVAVRHGSEILGSLWAAADGRPLAEDAAAALHTAARAAVPHLAHHQTWGRAAARARESAVHALLDGSGPAARVAHDAGVAPDRPYTVLVAEAYDSRDLTAVPAPATGGAAGQRTLDVLALQAEAYRPGCVTARSGRRLYVLIPAEDGETDPARALTATARSVPRGVVFAGVGPVAADLSGLPASREAAELVVRVLRERAARRPAADVVSAVAAFGEVVPEVSALRVLDLIVPLWQSLSGPVHAMVEHDRAHGSEYGASVGAYLDAFGDTGTAAQRLNVHPNTLRYRLRRARKLFGVDLADPTLRLLADIGLRLARRTE, from the coding sequence ATGGCAGCAAGGGAACCGGACCGGCGCGACGGCAGGCCGTCGCTCGAGCAGATCCTCCGTCTGATCGCCCCCGGCATGCTGGATGTCGTCGTGGCGCCGCGCGGAACCGGCGTGCCGGTGGCCGACGCGGTGCTGCACGACCCGGGTGAGGAGCGGGACGACGGCACCTGGGCGGCGTCCGGACTGATCCTGCTCGCGGTCGGGGTGGATGCCGCCGCGCCGGAGGCGATCGACGTGCTGCGTGGTGCGGAGCGGGCCGGAGCCGCGGCCGTGGTGCTGAGGCGGGGGGCCCGCGGGCCCCGGGCGGCGCTGCTGGAGGCGGCCGCCTCGGGGCGCACCGCGCTGCTCACCCGGCGGCCGGGGCAGGGGTGGACGGAGGTGCTCGGTCAGCTGCGCACCGCTCTGGCCCACAGCGCCCCGACCGGAGGGACCGGGGTGGAGGGGCTGCGGCTCGGCGACCTCCCGGAGCTCGCCAACACGGTGGCGGCCCTGGTCGGGGGCGCGATCACGATCGAGGACCCGCAGTCGCGGGTGCTCGCCTACTCGCGGATGGACCACGAGCCCGACCCGATGCGCAGGCTGACGATCCTCGGGCAGGAGGTGCCGCGCTGGCGGGTGGACGAACTGCGTGAGAGCGGCTTCTTCCAGGCCCTGTGGAACACCGACGGCGTCGTACGCCTGCCCGCCGACGACCGGTACGCGGAACGGCTGGCCGTCGCGGTGCGGCACGGCTCGGAGATCCTCGGGTCCCTCTGGGCCGCCGCCGACGGCCGGCCGCTGGCCGAGGACGCGGCGGCGGCGCTGCACACGGCGGCGCGGGCCGCCGTGCCGCACCTCGCCCACCACCAGACGTGGGGCCGGGCCGCGGCCCGGGCGCGGGAGAGCGCGGTGCACGCGCTTCTCGACGGCAGCGGCCCGGCGGCCCGCGTCGCGCACGACGCCGGGGTCGCGCCGGACCGGCCGTACACGGTGCTGGTCGCGGAGGCGTACGACAGCCGGGACCTGACGGCCGTGCCCGCCCCGGCGACGGGGGGCGCCGCCGGGCAGCGGACGCTGGACGTGCTCGCGCTGCAGGCCGAGGCGTACCGGCCGGGCTGCGTGACCGCACGGTCGGGGCGGCGGCTGTACGTCCTGATTCCGGCGGAGGACGGCGAGACGGACCCGGCGCGTGCCCTGACGGCGACGGCGCGGTCGGTGCCGCGCGGTGTGGTGTTCGCCGGCGTCGGCCCGGTCGCGGCGGACCTGTCGGGGCTCCCCGCGTCGCGCGAGGCCGCGGAGCTGGTGGTGCGGGTGCTGCGCGAACGGGCCGCGCGGCGGCCGGCCGCGGACGTGGTCTCCGCGGTGGCCGCGTTCGGCGAAGTCGTTCCCGAGGTGTCCGCGCTGCGCGTGCTCGACCTGATCGTGCCGTTGTGGCAGAGCCTGTCCGGCCCCGTGCACGCGATGGTCGAGCACGACCGGGCGCACGGCTCGGAGTACGGCGCGTCCGTCGGCGCCTACCTCGACGCCTTCGGCGACACGGGCACGGCTGCTCAGCGCCTCAACGTGCATCCGAACACCCTGCGGTACCGGCTGCGGCGGGCTCGGAAGCTGTTCGGCGTCGACCTGGCCGACCCCACCCTGCGGCTCCTGGCGGACATCGGACTGCGGCTGGCGCGGCGCACGGAGTGA
- a CDS encoding type III PLP-dependent enzyme domain-containing protein, whose product MTSGSLHQRGTAREAALARAVEDGLLGPRTPLVGLLDVDGVLAAVDALNEAFEGPAPVQHTFAAKACGLVPVLRLLAEAGMGCEVASPGELEQALAAGFTYDRLVFDSPAKTVEELEFALAHGIAINLDNFQEMARVDGLLAGREAAGPIGLRVNPQVGAGAIGAMSTATATSKFGVALRDEGAVDAVIEAFARRPWLNRLHAHVGSQGCPLPLIAQGVRTAYELAERINKELGRAQITGLDIGGGLPVNFDGEDDRPTYADHVAELRSAAPGLFDGRYALITEFGRSLLAKSGTIASVVEYTKSAGGRRIAVTHAGAQVATRTVFMPDAWPLRVGVFDAAGRPKQGPAEVVDIAGPCCFAGDLTATGRELPAVEPGDVVALYDTGAYYFSSHFSYNSLPRPAVYGYRTDSRGQIAFALVREAQSVRAVVEESGLAQADALVAPGTDQSAER is encoded by the coding sequence GTGACTTCCGGTTCCCTCCACCAGCGCGGCACCGCCCGGGAGGCCGCGCTCGCACGGGCGGTCGAGGACGGCCTGCTGGGCCCGCGAACGCCCCTGGTCGGTCTCCTCGACGTCGACGGTGTGCTCGCCGCCGTCGACGCGCTGAACGAGGCGTTCGAGGGACCCGCCCCGGTGCAGCACACGTTCGCGGCGAAGGCGTGCGGGCTGGTGCCGGTGCTGCGGCTGCTCGCGGAGGCGGGCATGGGCTGCGAAGTGGCCTCGCCCGGAGAGCTGGAACAGGCGCTGGCGGCCGGATTCACCTACGACCGGCTGGTGTTCGACAGCCCCGCCAAGACCGTCGAGGAGCTGGAGTTCGCCCTGGCCCACGGCATCGCGATCAACCTGGACAACTTCCAGGAGATGGCCCGCGTCGACGGCCTGCTGGCCGGCCGGGAGGCCGCCGGGCCCATCGGACTGCGGGTGAACCCGCAGGTCGGTGCGGGAGCCATCGGTGCGATGAGCACCGCCACCGCGACCTCCAAGTTCGGCGTCGCGCTGCGCGACGAGGGCGCCGTCGACGCCGTGATCGAGGCCTTCGCGCGCCGGCCCTGGCTGAACCGGCTGCACGCCCACGTCGGCTCCCAGGGCTGCCCGCTGCCGCTCATCGCCCAGGGGGTGCGGACGGCGTACGAACTGGCCGAGCGCATCAACAAGGAGCTGGGCCGCGCCCAGATCACCGGGCTCGACATCGGCGGCGGCCTGCCCGTCAACTTCGACGGCGAGGACGACCGCCCGACGTACGCGGACCACGTCGCCGAACTACGTTCCGCCGCACCCGGGCTGTTCGACGGCCGCTACGCCCTGATCACCGAGTTCGGCCGTTCCCTGCTCGCCAAGAGCGGCACCATTGCCTCGGTCGTCGAGTACACCAAGTCGGCCGGCGGCCGCCGGATCGCGGTCACCCACGCCGGTGCGCAGGTGGCCACCCGCACGGTCTTCATGCCGGACGCCTGGCCGCTGCGCGTCGGGGTGTTCGACGCCGCGGGCCGGCCGAAGCAGGGCCCGGCCGAGGTCGTCGACATCGCGGGCCCGTGCTGTTTCGCCGGTGACCTGACCGCGACCGGGCGCGAGCTGCCGGCCGTCGAACCGGGCGACGTGGTGGCCCTGTACGACACCGGGGCGTACTACTTCTCTTCGCACTTCTCCTACAATTCCCTGCCACGTCCCGCTGTCTACGGGTACCGGACGGATTCCCGCGGGCAGATCGCCTTCGCACTCGTGCGCGAGGCCCAGAGCGTGCGCGCCGTCGTCGAGGAGAGCGGACTCGCCCAGGCGGACGCCCTGGTGGCACCGGGCACGGACCAGAGCGCGGAACGGTAG
- a CDS encoding alkyl/aryl-sulfatase — protein MNPMNRRGFVAAAAGAAAATVPLNAQAAGASPGRGPSGTPTPTHTGDLPYDDRTDFADADRGFVAAYTGGLITTPSGGTAWDPDAYRFLTDAAETAPTTVDPSLWRQARLLSRQGLYEVTHRIYQVRGLDLANMTVVEGDTGIIVIDPLTSAETAAAALRLYRAHRGNRPVRALIYTHPHVDHFGGCRGVLPDGAEDVPVLAPRGFMEHAVSENVYAGPAMSRRAGYMYGTNLPTDAAGQVGCGLGLAVSTGTIGLIPPTRYIETTGQEATLDGVRFRFQMTPGTECQEEMNVLLPGLRAVCMAENATHTMHNILTLRGAQVRDAHAWAGYLTESIGLCTGTADVAFASHHWPTWGNDDIVALLTRQRDLYGYLHDQTVRLINKGLNGTEIAESLRLPPQLEQVWANRGYYGSLSHNVKAVYQRYMGWFDANPAHLWEHPPAEEARRWVESLGGQAAVRARARHYSERGDLRFAVTLLNHAVFNDPSDTRAKQQLATLYIRLGRAAENAVWRNFFLTGAQELVHGAEPAPKPTSGPDLHRALTVGQLIDGLAVRVNGPDAWSLRLALDWHIGDTYWHLRLANGVLTWTSDASPDPDAGLTMTMTRAQLLAVLAGKGTDGVTMTGDGTQLVRLLSVLDTADHRFPVVTP, from the coding sequence ATGAATCCGATGAACCGGCGCGGCTTCGTCGCCGCTGCCGCGGGCGCCGCCGCGGCGACCGTGCCCCTGAACGCGCAGGCGGCCGGGGCGTCACCCGGCCGAGGTCCCTCCGGGACACCGACTCCCACCCACACCGGCGATCTCCCCTACGACGACCGAACCGACTTCGCCGACGCCGACCGCGGATTCGTCGCCGCGTACACCGGTGGACTTATCACCACGCCCTCCGGCGGCACCGCCTGGGACCCCGACGCCTACCGCTTCCTCACGGACGCCGCCGAGACCGCGCCCACGACGGTCGATCCGAGCCTCTGGCGCCAGGCCAGGCTCCTGTCCCGCCAGGGGCTCTACGAGGTCACGCACCGGATCTACCAGGTCCGCGGCCTGGACCTGGCCAACATGACCGTCGTCGAGGGCGACACCGGCATCATCGTCATAGACCCTCTGACCTCCGCGGAGACCGCGGCCGCGGCGCTCCGGCTCTACCGTGCGCACCGCGGGAACCGCCCGGTCAGGGCCCTGATCTACACCCACCCCCACGTCGACCACTTCGGCGGCTGCCGGGGCGTCCTGCCCGACGGCGCCGAGGACGTTCCCGTACTCGCGCCGCGGGGCTTCATGGAGCACGCGGTCAGCGAGAACGTCTACGCCGGTCCCGCCATGTCCCGCCGTGCGGGCTACATGTACGGCACCAACCTGCCCACGGACGCCGCCGGCCAGGTCGGCTGCGGACTCGGGCTGGCGGTGTCCACCGGCACCATCGGCCTGATACCGCCCACCCGGTACATCGAGACCACCGGGCAGGAGGCCACCCTCGACGGGGTGAGGTTCCGTTTCCAGATGACTCCGGGTACGGAGTGCCAGGAGGAGATGAACGTCCTCCTTCCCGGCCTGCGAGCCGTGTGCATGGCCGAGAACGCCACCCACACGATGCACAACATCCTGACGCTGCGCGGCGCCCAGGTCCGCGACGCGCACGCCTGGGCGGGATACCTGACGGAGTCGATCGGTCTGTGCACGGGCACGGCCGACGTGGCGTTCGCCTCCCACCACTGGCCCACCTGGGGCAACGACGACATCGTCGCCCTGCTCACCCGGCAGCGGGACCTCTACGGCTATCTGCACGACCAGACCGTCCGCCTGATCAACAAGGGCCTCAACGGCACCGAGATCGCGGAAAGCCTGCGCCTTCCGCCGCAGTTGGAGCAGGTGTGGGCCAACCGCGGCTACTACGGCTCACTCAGCCACAACGTCAAGGCCGTCTACCAGCGTTACATGGGCTGGTTCGACGCCAATCCGGCGCACCTGTGGGAACATCCGCCGGCCGAGGAGGCACGGCGGTGGGTCGAGTCGCTCGGCGGACAGGCCGCCGTGCGTGCACGCGCCCGGCACTACAGCGAGCGGGGCGACCTGCGCTTCGCCGTGACGCTCCTCAACCACGCCGTCTTCAACGACCCGTCCGACACCAGGGCGAAGCAGCAGCTCGCCACGCTCTACATCCGCCTGGGCCGGGCCGCGGAGAACGCGGTGTGGCGCAACTTCTTCCTCACCGGTGCCCAGGAGCTCGTGCACGGAGCCGAGCCGGCTCCCAAGCCCACCTCGGGACCGGATCTGCACCGGGCACTGACGGTCGGACAGCTCATCGACGGCCTGGCCGTACGCGTCAACGGGCCCGACGCGTGGTCGCTGCGGCTGGCGCTCGACTGGCACATCGGCGACACCTACTGGCACCTTCGGCTCGCCAACGGCGTCCTCACCTGGACCAGCGACGCGAGCCCCGACCCCGACGCGGGGCTGACCATGACGATGACCAGGGCGCAGCTCCTCGCGGTGCTCGCCGGCAAGGGCACCGACGGCGTCACCATGACGGGCGACGGCACGCAGCTGGTGCGGCTCCTGTCGGTCCTGGACACTGCGGACCACCGCTTCCCGGTGGTCACTCCCTGA